Proteins from one Sphingopyxis terrae subsp. terrae NBRC 15098 genomic window:
- a CDS encoding helix-turn-helix transcriptional regulator, whose amino-acid sequence MQNRVRDCREQAGWSQGELARRLGVSRQTINAVETDKYDPSLPLALRMARLFGLEVRELFIDHWMPEDE is encoded by the coding sequence TTGCAAAATCGCGTTCGGGATTGCCGCGAGCAGGCGGGGTGGAGCCAGGGCGAACTGGCCCGCCGGCTCGGCGTCTCGCGGCAGACGATCAATGCCGTCGAAACCGACAAATATGATCCCAGCCTGCCGCTCGCGCTGCGCATGGCCCGGCTGTTCGGGCTGGAGGTGCGCGAGCTGTTTATCGATCATTGGATGCCGGAGGACGAGTGA
- a CDS encoding aldehyde dehydrogenase family protein has protein sequence MMSDTETHLKQNYIGGKWVDSKGGKLHDVINPATEEAASTVVLGTAADVDDAVAAAKEAYKTYSQTTREERLALLGRIVEEYKKRGADLAKSMAAEMGAPVSFAGTAQVGAGIGGFLGTIEALKNFEFSEQHGANKVVYEPIGVVGMITPWNWPLNQIALKVAPALAAGNTMVLKPSEECPGNAVIFAEILDAAGVPPGVFNLVQGDGPTVGNAISAHPGIEMVSFTGSTRAGILVAKAAADTVKRVHQELGGKSPNIVLPDADLAQVLPPTVQGVLVNTGQSCIAPTRILVHKDRKEEAVGVIKAMFDGTQVGDPAQEGGHIGPVVNKAQFEKIQGLIQSAIDEGATLETGGTGLPANVNRGYFIKPTVFSGVTPDMRIAKEEVFGPVATIMEYSSLDEAVDIANDTEYGLSAVVSGDPSKAAEVAPKLRAGMVAVNAWGPGPGAPFGGYKASGNGREGGLFGLKDFMEVKAISGIPA, from the coding sequence ATGATGAGCGATACCGAAACGCACCTGAAACAGAATTACATCGGCGGCAAATGGGTCGACAGCAAGGGCGGCAAGCTGCACGACGTCATCAACCCGGCGACCGAGGAAGCGGCATCGACCGTCGTGCTCGGCACCGCGGCCGACGTCGACGATGCCGTTGCCGCCGCCAAGGAAGCCTATAAGACCTATTCGCAGACGACGCGGGAGGAGCGCTTGGCGCTGCTCGGCCGTATCGTCGAGGAATATAAGAAGCGCGGCGCCGATCTCGCCAAGTCGATGGCGGCCGAAATGGGCGCACCGGTCAGCTTCGCGGGCACCGCGCAAGTCGGCGCCGGCATCGGCGGCTTCCTCGGCACGATCGAAGCGCTGAAGAATTTCGAGTTCAGCGAACAGCATGGCGCAAACAAGGTCGTCTATGAACCGATCGGCGTCGTCGGGATGATCACCCCCTGGAACTGGCCGCTCAACCAGATTGCGCTCAAGGTCGCGCCCGCGCTCGCCGCCGGCAACACGATGGTGCTGAAGCCGTCGGAAGAATGCCCCGGCAATGCCGTTATTTTCGCCGAAATCCTCGATGCGGCAGGCGTTCCGCCGGGCGTGTTCAACCTGGTTCAGGGTGACGGCCCGACCGTCGGCAATGCGATCAGCGCGCATCCGGGGATCGAAATGGTGAGCTTCACCGGATCGACCCGCGCTGGCATCCTCGTCGCCAAGGCGGCGGCCGACACGGTCAAGCGCGTCCATCAGGAACTGGGCGGCAAGTCGCCGAACATCGTCCTGCCCGACGCCGATCTGGCCCAGGTCCTGCCCCCGACGGTGCAGGGCGTGCTCGTCAACACTGGTCAGAGCTGTATCGCCCCGACGCGTATTCTGGTCCACAAGGACCGCAAGGAAGAGGCCGTCGGCGTCATCAAGGCGATGTTCGACGGAACGCAGGTTGGCGATCCGGCGCAGGAAGGGGGGCATATCGGCCCCGTCGTCAACAAGGCGCAGTTCGAAAAGATCCAGGGCCTGATCCAGTCGGCGATCGACGAGGGCGCAACGCTCGAAACCGGCGGCACCGGCCTGCCCGCGAACGTCAACCGCGGCTATTTCATCAAGCCGACCGTCTTCTCGGGCGTCACGCCCGACATGCGGATCGCCAAGGAAGAAGTGTTCGGCCCCGTTGCGACGATCATGGAATATTCCAGCCTCGACGAAGCGGTCGATATCGCTAACGACACCGAATATGGCTTGTCGGCCGTGGTATCGGGCGATCCGTCCAAGGCCGCCGAGGTGGCACCGAAGCTGCGCGCCGGCATGGTCGCTGTCAACGCCTGGGGCCCCGGACCGGGCGCGCCCTTCGGCGGTTACAAGGCGTCGGGCAATGGCCGCGAAGGCGGTCTGTTCGGCCTCAAGGACTTCATGGAAGTCAAGGCGATCAGCGGCATCCCGGCGTAA
- a CDS encoding P-II family nitrogen regulator: MKKIEAIIKPFKLDEVKEALHEVGVSGITVTEAKGFGRQKGHTELYRGAEYVVDFLPKVKLEVIVDDNMAERVVEAIAAAAQTGRIGDGKIFVIPVETALRIRTGERNEDAL, translated from the coding sequence GTGAAGAAGATTGAGGCGATCATCAAACCGTTCAAGCTCGACGAGGTGAAGGAGGCGCTGCACGAAGTGGGTGTCAGCGGCATCACCGTCACCGAGGCGAAGGGCTTCGGTCGCCAGAAGGGTCACACCGAACTGTATCGCGGCGCTGAATATGTCGTCGACTTCCTGCCGAAGGTGAAGCTGGAGGTTATCGTCGATGACAATATGGCCGAACGCGTGGTCGAGGCGATTGCCGCGGCGGCGCAGACGGGCCGCATCGGCGACGGCAAGATTTTCGTGATCCCCGTGGAAACCGCGCTGCGCATCCGCACCGGCGAGCGCAATGAGGACGCGCTCTAA
- the map gene encoding type I methionyl aminopeptidase, with amino-acid sequence MYNYISVTADEAATPAPVRDGTIKLHDESGFAGMRKAGRLSAEILDALVPFIQPGVTTGAIDDLVREMMLAGGGIPATLGYRGFTHSCCTSINHVVCHGIPDDKPLREGDIVNVDVTSIIDGWHGDTSRMYLVGEVPIKARRLVDVTYECLMLGIEQAKPGNTMGDVAHAIQSHAERHRYSVVRDFCGHGLGQMFHDAPEVVHAGRPGTGPELRPGMFFTIEPMINTGKYAVKMLADGWTAVTRDRSLSAQFEHSIGITEDGCEIFTASPKGLNTPPWA; translated from the coding sequence ATGTACAACTACATCTCCGTAACCGCCGACGAAGCGGCCACCCCCGCCCCCGTCCGCGACGGCACGATCAAGCTTCACGACGAATCCGGCTTTGCCGGAATGCGCAAGGCCGGCCGGCTGTCGGCCGAGATTCTCGACGCGCTCGTTCCTTTCATCCAGCCCGGCGTGACCACCGGGGCGATCGACGATCTGGTGCGCGAGATGATGCTTGCGGGCGGCGGCATTCCCGCGACGCTGGGCTATCGCGGCTTCACGCATAGCTGCTGTACCAGCATCAACCATGTCGTGTGCCACGGGATTCCCGACGACAAGCCGCTGCGCGAAGGCGATATCGTCAATGTCGACGTCACCAGCATCATCGACGGCTGGCATGGCGACACCAGCCGCATGTATCTGGTCGGCGAAGTTCCGATCAAGGCGCGGCGGCTGGTGGACGTGACCTATGAATGCCTGATGCTGGGCATCGAACAGGCGAAGCCCGGCAATACGATGGGCGACGTCGCGCACGCGATCCAGAGCCACGCCGAACGCCACCGTTATTCGGTGGTGCGCGATTTTTGCGGTCACGGGCTCGGCCAGATGTTCCACGATGCGCCCGAAGTGGTCCACGCCGGGCGCCCCGGCACCGGCCCCGAGCTGAGGCCCGGCATGTTCTTCACCATCGAACCGATGATAAACACCGGCAAATATGCCGTGAAGATGCTTGCCGACGGCTGGACCGCGGTGACGCGCGACCGGTCGCTTTCGGCGCAGTTCGAACACAGCATCGGCATCACCGAGGACGGCTGCGAAATCTTTACCGCAAGCCCCAAGGGACTCAACACCCCGCCCTGGGCCTGA
- the glnA gene encoding type I glutamate--ammonia ligase, whose amino-acid sequence MATKPKDIIARIKDNDIEWVDLRFTDPKGKWQHLTMCAGVIDEDALEDGLMFDGSSIEGWKAINESDMILKPDLEAVYDDPFSATPMLVMFCDIVEPSTGEGYARDPRTTAKRAEAYVASTGIGDTVYVGPEAEFFMFDDVRFETGYNKSGFEIDDIELPTNTGRAYEGGNLGHRPRAKGGYFPVAPVDSAVDIRAEMVSTMLEMGLPCDKHHHEVAAAQHELGLTFGTLTQTADRMQIYKYVVHQVAHAYGKTATFMPKPIKDDNGSGMHTHISIWEKGKPLFAGNGYAGLSDMCLYFIGGVIKHAKALNAFTNPTTNSYKRLVPGFEAPVLLAYSSRNRSASCRIPYGAGAKAKRVEFRFPDAMANPYLCYSALLMAGLDGIQNKIHPGDAMDKNLYDLPPEELAEVPTVCGSLREALDSLAADHDFLLKGDVFSKDQIEAYIELKWAEVYNFEQTPSPVEFDMYYSA is encoded by the coding sequence ATGGCCACCAAGCCGAAGGATATCATCGCCCGGATCAAGGATAATGACATCGAGTGGGTCGATCTGCGTTTCACCGATCCCAAGGGCAAATGGCAGCATCTGACCATGTGCGCCGGCGTGATCGACGAAGACGCCCTCGAAGACGGCCTGATGTTCGACGGTTCGTCGATCGAAGGCTGGAAGGCGATCAACGAAAGCGACATGATCCTGAAGCCCGATCTCGAAGCGGTCTATGACGATCCCTTCTCGGCAACCCCGATGCTGGTGATGTTCTGCGACATCGTCGAACCTTCGACCGGCGAAGGCTATGCCCGCGACCCGCGCACCACCGCGAAGCGCGCCGAAGCCTATGTCGCCTCGACCGGCATCGGCGACACCGTCTATGTCGGCCCCGAAGCCGAATTCTTCATGTTCGACGACGTCCGCTTCGAAACCGGCTATAACAAGTCGGGTTTCGAAATCGACGATATCGAACTGCCGACCAACACCGGCCGCGCCTATGAAGGCGGCAACCTTGGACATCGTCCGCGCGCCAAGGGCGGCTATTTCCCTGTCGCGCCGGTCGACAGCGCCGTCGACATCCGCGCCGAAATGGTCTCGACCATGCTCGAAATGGGCCTGCCCTGCGACAAGCATCACCATGAAGTCGCCGCCGCGCAGCACGAGCTGGGCCTGACCTTCGGCACGCTGACGCAGACCGCCGACCGCATGCAGATCTACAAATATGTCGTGCATCAGGTCGCCCATGCCTATGGCAAGACTGCGACCTTCATGCCCAAGCCGATCAAGGACGATAACGGATCGGGCATGCACACCCACATCTCGATCTGGGAAAAGGGCAAGCCGCTCTTTGCGGGCAACGGCTATGCCGGCCTTTCGGACATGTGCCTCTATTTCATCGGCGGCGTCATCAAGCATGCGAAGGCACTCAATGCCTTCACCAACCCGACGACGAACAGCTACAAGCGCCTCGTCCCGGGCTTCGAGGCGCCGGTGCTGCTCGCCTATTCGAGCCGCAACCGTTCGGCTTCGTGCCGCATCCCCTATGGCGCGGGCGCCAAGGCGAAGCGCGTCGAATTCCGTTTCCCCGACGCGATGGCGAACCCCTATCTCTGCTATTCGGCGCTGCTGATGGCGGGGCTCGACGGCATCCAGAACAAGATCCACCCCGGCGACGCGATGGACAAGAATCTCTATGATCTGCCGCCCGAAGAACTCGCCGAAGTCCCGACCGTCTGTGGCAGCCTGCGCGAAGCGCTCGACAGCCTCGCGGCCGATCACGACTTCCTCTTGAAGGGCGACGTCTTCTCGAAGGATCAGATCGAAGCCTATATCGAACTCAAATGGGCCGAAGTTTACAACTTCGAACAGACCCCGAGCCCGGTCGAATTCGACATGTATTACAGCGCCTGA
- a CDS encoding M20/M25/M40 family metallo-hydrolase → MKSARFAAFAALAALALAPAAHAKLSPTESRMAETVKAEQERSIALLERLVNQNSGTLNLAGVEKVAEMMRSELEPLGFTVTWKPTPETKRAGHLIAVHKGRADGKKMLLIAHLDTVFEPDSPFQTFTRKGGWGEGPGAGDDKGGMVVIVAALRAMKAAGTLKDANIEIHMTGDEEDAGDPIEKSRADLITAGKRSDIALDFEGLVRDNGADMGSIARRSSESWTVTATGMSAHSSGIFSAEVGDGAINELARIIRDFRTQLPEPNLTFNVGLIAGGQEATLDTGGIRATANGKTNIVAPIAVARGDLRTLSPEQSARVKDKMAAIVARHLPGTDAKLAFDPGAYPPMAPTAGNKALLDRLNGVNRDMGLPEMAALDPLKRGAGDISFVAADVDGLAGLGTYSTGDHAPGERVELSSIARQATRAAILMSRIAAEKR, encoded by the coding sequence ATGAAATCAGCCCGCTTCGCCGCGTTCGCCGCCCTTGCCGCGCTCGCGCTCGCCCCGGCCGCGCATGCCAAGCTGAGCCCGACCGAAAGCCGGATGGCCGAAACGGTAAAGGCCGAGCAGGAACGGTCGATCGCGCTGCTCGAAAGGCTGGTGAATCAGAACAGTGGTACGTTGAACCTCGCCGGGGTCGAAAAGGTAGCCGAGATGATGCGCTCCGAGCTCGAGCCGCTGGGCTTTACGGTCACCTGGAAACCCACGCCCGAGACGAAGCGCGCCGGCCATCTGATCGCGGTGCACAAGGGGCGTGCCGACGGCAAGAAGATGCTGCTGATCGCGCATCTCGACACGGTGTTCGAACCCGACTCGCCCTTCCAGACCTTCACGCGCAAGGGCGGCTGGGGCGAAGGCCCCGGCGCGGGCGACGACAAGGGCGGCATGGTGGTGATCGTCGCGGCGCTGCGCGCGATGAAGGCTGCGGGCACGCTGAAAGACGCCAATATCGAAATCCATATGACCGGCGACGAGGAAGACGCGGGCGATCCGATCGAAAAATCGCGCGCCGACCTGATCACCGCGGGCAAGCGCAGCGACATCGCGCTCGATTTCGAAGGACTTGTCCGCGACAATGGCGCCGATATGGGATCGATCGCCCGCCGCAGTTCGGAAAGCTGGACCGTCACCGCGACGGGCATGAGCGCCCACAGTTCGGGCATCTTCAGCGCCGAGGTCGGCGACGGCGCGATCAACGAGCTGGCACGCATCATCCGCGATTTCCGCACCCAACTGCCCGAACCCAATCTGACCTTCAACGTCGGGCTAATCGCCGGCGGACAGGAAGCGACGCTCGACACCGGCGGTATCCGCGCGACCGCAAACGGCAAGACCAACATCGTCGCCCCGATTGCGGTGGCGCGCGGCGACCTGCGCACCCTGTCGCCCGAACAGTCGGCGCGGGTGAAGGACAAGATGGCGGCGATCGTTGCGCGCCATCTGCCCGGCACCGATGCGAAGCTTGCCTTCGACCCCGGCGCCTATCCGCCGATGGCGCCGACGGCGGGCAACAAGGCGCTGCTCGACCGGCTCAACGGCGTGAACCGCGACATGGGGCTCCCCGAAATGGCCGCGCTCGATCCGCTTAAACGCGGCGCCGGCGACATCAGCTTCGTCGCCGCCGATGTCGATGGCCTTGCCGGGCTCGGCACCTATTCGACCGGCGATCATGCGCCCGGCGAAAGGGTCGAATTGTCCAGCATCGCACGCCAGGCGACGCGCGCTGCGATACTCATGTCACGCATAGCCGCTGAAAAGCGCTGA
- a CDS encoding PQQ-dependent dehydrogenase, methanol/ethanol family: protein MAKRVMATALLCGAALVLAGCNASKSGGTGRSLDDAERASEALLKTGGNGDNWAGIGYGYDEQRFSPLTDINDKNVGELGIAWFADLEDARGQEATPVVVDGTLYVSHAWSKVDAWDAGTGKKLWSFDPKVSGDRAVNACCDVVNRGVAVWGDKLFVGALDGRLIALDRKTGKELWSTQTFDPQKPYTITGAPRVVKDMVLIGSGGAEFGVRGYVTAYDADTGKERWRFYTAPNPEKKKDGAASDDIFASKGNATWSDQGEWKTSGGGGTVWDAIVYDKDLDQIYLGVGNGNPWNHGTRSNGEGDNWFLSSVVALDASTGKYKWHYQETPGESWDYTATQPIILAEQAVNGTPTKVLYHAPKNGFFFTIDRTTGKLIDAKPFVDGINWATGYDMATGRPIENPDARFYKTGKPFIAIPGALGAHNWHPMSYNPATGLVYIPAQQIPQGYIQDMDELDRRKVLGFNIGASLTAAMLPDDKAAFRAAVAATTGRLVAFDPRTGKVAWGVDYPAAWNGGTMTTAGNLVFQGTSTGRFRAYAADTGKQLLDLDMQSGIVSAPSTFRVGGVQYVAFQTSKGGAFPLVAGVAGGVTRKVPNIPRLVVLKLGGTVQLPAPPATTTLAWNPPAQFGTPQQIASGKAHFGRYCQVCHGDSAIGNGFTPDLRVSGALTSADAWKGVILDGALKDRGMVSFAKVLSPADVEAIRAYVIDRSNWTKANLPDASAPVGR from the coding sequence ATGGCGAAACGGGTCATGGCGACCGCGCTGCTTTGTGGTGCGGCCTTGGTTCTGGCGGGTTGCAACGCGTCGAAGTCGGGCGGCACGGGCAGGTCGCTCGACGATGCCGAGAGGGCGAGCGAAGCACTGCTCAAGACCGGCGGCAACGGCGACAACTGGGCCGGCATCGGCTATGGCTATGACGAGCAGCGCTTCAGCCCGCTCACCGACATAAACGACAAGAATGTGGGCGAGCTTGGCATTGCCTGGTTCGCCGATCTTGAGGACGCGCGCGGACAGGAAGCCACCCCGGTCGTCGTCGATGGCACCCTTTATGTCAGCCACGCCTGGTCGAAGGTCGACGCGTGGGACGCCGGGACCGGCAAGAAGCTCTGGTCCTTCGATCCCAAGGTGTCGGGCGACCGCGCGGTCAACGCCTGCTGCGACGTCGTCAACCGCGGCGTCGCGGTATGGGGCGACAAGCTCTTCGTCGGCGCACTCGACGGGCGGCTGATCGCGCTCGATCGCAAGACCGGCAAGGAATTGTGGTCGACGCAGACCTTCGATCCCCAAAAGCCCTACACGATCACCGGCGCGCCGCGCGTCGTGAAGGACATGGTGCTCATCGGCAGCGGCGGCGCCGAATTCGGGGTGCGCGGCTATGTCACCGCCTATGATGCCGATACCGGCAAGGAACGCTGGCGCTTCTACACCGCGCCGAACCCCGAAAAGAAGAAGGACGGCGCCGCAAGCGACGACATCTTCGCGTCGAAAGGCAATGCAACCTGGTCAGACCAAGGGGAATGGAAGACGTCGGGCGGCGGCGGCACGGTGTGGGACGCGATCGTCTATGACAAGGATCTCGACCAGATCTATCTCGGCGTCGGCAACGGCAATCCGTGGAACCATGGCACGCGTTCGAACGGCGAAGGCGACAACTGGTTCCTCTCGTCCGTGGTGGCGCTCGATGCGTCGACCGGCAAATATAAATGGCATTATCAGGAAACGCCCGGCGAGAGCTGGGACTATACCGCGACGCAGCCGATCATCCTTGCCGAGCAGGCGGTGAACGGCACGCCGACCAAAGTGCTGTATCATGCACCGAAGAACGGCTTTTTCTTCACGATCGACCGGACCACCGGCAAGCTGATCGACGCCAAGCCTTTCGTCGACGGGATCAACTGGGCGACCGGCTATGACATGGCCACTGGCCGGCCGATCGAAAATCCCGACGCGCGCTTCTACAAGACCGGCAAGCCCTTCATCGCGATCCCGGGCGCGCTTGGCGCGCACAACTGGCATCCGATGAGCTACAACCCTGCTACCGGCCTCGTCTATATTCCGGCGCAGCAGATTCCGCAGGGCTATATCCAGGATATGGATGAGCTGGACCGGCGCAAGGTACTCGGCTTCAACATCGGCGCCTCGCTGACCGCAGCGATGCTCCCCGACGACAAGGCTGCCTTCCGCGCGGCCGTCGCCGCGACCACCGGCCGTCTCGTTGCCTTCGACCCGCGCACCGGCAAGGTCGCTTGGGGCGTCGACTATCCCGCCGCATGGAACGGCGGCACGATGACGACCGCCGGCAATCTGGTTTTCCAGGGAACGAGCACCGGGCGCTTCCGCGCCTATGCCGCCGACACCGGCAAGCAGCTGCTCGACCTCGACATGCAGTCGGGGATCGTCAGCGCGCCATCGACCTTCCGCGTGGGCGGAGTGCAATATGTCGCTTTCCAGACCAGCAAGGGCGGCGCCTTTCCACTTGTCGCCGGGGTCGCGGGCGGAGTGACGCGCAAGGTGCCCAATATTCCGCGCCTCGTGGTGCTCAAGCTCGGCGGTACGGTGCAGCTCCCCGCCCCGCCCGCGACCACGACGCTGGCGTGGAATCCGCCCGCGCAGTTCGGCACGCCGCAGCAGATCGCATCGGGCAAGGCGCATTTCGGGCGCTATTGCCAAGTCTGTCACGGCGACAGCGCGATCGGCAACGGCTTCACCCCCGACCTGCGCGTTTCGGGTGCGCTGACCAGTGCCGATGCATGGAAGGGCGTGATCCTCGACGGCGCGCTGAAGGACCGCGGCATGGTGAGCTTTGCCAAGGTGCTCTCCCCCGCCGATGTCGAGGCGATTCGCGCCTATGTCATCGACCGGTCGAACTGGACCAAGGCTAACCTGCCCGACGCGTCGGCGCCCGTCGGGCGCTGA